A stretch of Christensenellaceae bacterium DNA encodes these proteins:
- the pdhC_2 gene encoding dihydrolipoamide acetyltransferase component of pyruvate dehydrogenase complex has product MAEKVIMPKAGMSMETGTIIKWLKEVGDKVEYGEPILEIETDKTSMQVEAMNDGYLLSKLYEAGAEVPVVTTIGYIGEKGETPPAGDAPAAAASAPAVPEVKESAPVAEEKKTVSFATGGKLRATPAAKQIAREKGIDLATVTTNGEPIKARDLEGASAKVKATPLAKRVAEQNGIDISTVTGSGFGGKVKKDDVLAMAGTQTATQAQVPAAEDVLMPLNGMRKTIARRMLESHNNVPPVTLNTQADVTGLFALRKQMNDISDVKISFNDLVVKACAVALREFPNINASYTEEGVLYKKDINIGIAVALDDGLIVPVLRNADSYSLKGLASAAKDMAARAREGKLLPDEYTGGTFTISNLGMFGIQSFDPIINMPEACILGVCAITDQLMMEEDGSIKNHKKMGFSLTFDHRCVDGASGAKFLQRVVQLMENPLGMLI; this is encoded by the coding sequence ATGGCAGAAAAAGTAATTATGCCCAAGGCCGGAATGTCGATGGAGACAGGAACCATCATCAAATGGCTGAAAGAAGTGGGCGATAAAGTAGAATACGGCGAACCGATCCTGGAAATAGAGACGGACAAAACTTCCATGCAGGTGGAAGCAATGAACGACGGATACCTTCTTTCCAAGCTTTATGAAGCGGGGGCGGAGGTACCGGTGGTGACGACGATCGGTTATATCGGCGAAAAAGGCGAGACACCGCCGGCAGGCGATGCGCCTGCTGCTGCGGCAAGCGCGCCGGCTGTGCCGGAAGTAAAAGAGTCTGCTCCGGTAGCTGAAGAGAAGAAAACGGTGAGTTTTGCAACAGGCGGCAAGCTGCGCGCCACGCCCGCGGCAAAACAGATCGCACGGGAGAAAGGAATCGACCTTGCGACGGTGACGACAAACGGCGAGCCGATCAAGGCAAGAGACCTTGAGGGCGCCAGCGCCAAGGTAAAAGCGACGCCGCTCGCAAAACGGGTCGCAGAACAAAATGGGATCGATATTTCCACTGTCACCGGCAGCGGCTTTGGCGGGAAAGTGAAAAAGGACGACGTGCTTGCTATGGCGGGGACACAGACGGCCACACAAGCGCAGGTTCCCGCGGCGGAAGATGTACTTATGCCGTTAAACGGTATGCGCAAAACGATTGCCAGGCGCATGCTGGAGTCGCATAACAATGTGCCGCCGGTTACGCTCAATACGCAGGCTGACGTCACGGGATTGTTTGCCCTGCGCAAGCAAATGAACGATATTTCCGACGTGAAAATTTCTTTTAATGACCTGGTCGTTAAGGCATGCGCGGTCGCCTTGCGCGAGTTTCCCAACATCAACGCGTCTTACACGGAAGAGGGCGTGCTCTATAAGAAAGATATTAATATCGGTATTGCAGTAGCGCTGGACGACGGACTGATCGTTCCTGTGCTGCGCAATGCGGACAGCTATTCCCTCAAAGGGCTGGCATCCGCCGCCAAGGATATGGCGGCGCGCGCGCGGGAAGGCAAGCTGCTGCCGGACGAATATACGGGCGGCACTTTCACAATCAGCAACCTCGGTATGTTTGGTATCCAGTCCTTTGACCCGATCATTAATATGCCGGAAGCATGTATCCTCGGCGTATGCGCGATTACGGATCAATTGATGATGGAAGAGGACGGCAGTATCAAGAATCATAAAAAGATGGGATTTTCGCTGACGTTTGACCACAGATGCGTGGACGGCGCTTCAGGCGCGAAATTCCTGCAGCGTGTAGTGCAACTGATGGAAAATCCGCTGGGAATGCTGATCTAG
- a CDS encoding arylesterase: MGADGVEKRILCYGDSNTWGYIPGGAGRYGKDVRWTGILANKCGAKAAVIEEGLNGRTTAFDDPTIGGRNGLEGLPSCLEKYAPIHLVILMLGSNDLKTVFHANAQLAADGMRRVVETVARYDGNGACPRILLVSPPDMRESVASAATDFDRLSWQESKRLKNYYTQIACEHSRMFLDAGAVCSASEADGLHLDSEAHARLAESIYAFVRLLLA; encoded by the coding sequence ATGGGCGCGGACGGCGTGGAAAAGAGAATCCTGTGTTACGGGGACTCCAATACCTGGGGCTATATCCCCGGCGGGGCGGGGCGATACGGCAAAGACGTTCGGTGGACGGGAATTTTGGCAAACAAGTGCGGCGCCAAGGCTGCTGTAATCGAAGAGGGCCTGAATGGGCGGACGACGGCATTCGATGATCCGACCATTGGCGGGCGCAACGGACTTGAGGGACTGCCGTCCTGTCTGGAAAAGTATGCGCCGATACACCTTGTTATACTGATGCTGGGAAGCAACGACTTAAAGACGGTGTTTCACGCAAACGCGCAGCTTGCCGCAGACGGAATGCGGCGTGTTGTGGAAACAGTGGCGCGCTATGACGGGAACGGCGCGTGTCCGCGGATATTACTGGTTTCCCCGCCGGACATGAGGGAAAGCGTTGCGTCCGCAGCAACGGACTTCGACCGTTTATCCTGGCAGGAATCGAAGCGGCTAAAGAACTATTATACGCAGATCGCATGTGAGCATTCGCGCATGTTTCTTGACGCGGGCGCTGTGTGCTCCGCCAGCGAGGCGGACGGTCTGCATTTAGACAGCGAAGCGCACGCGCGTTTGGCAGAAAGCATATATGCATTTGTACGGTTATTGCTTGCGTAA
- a CDS encoding disulfide oxidoreductase, with the protein MAQKITKDMNIMDILQIDEGLAPIFMEAGMGCLGCAAAHFENLEQACGVHGIDADALSEKLNAYLESK; encoded by the coding sequence ATGGCACAGAAAATTACCAAAGACATGAACATTATGGACATTCTCCAGATCGACGAGGGACTTGCGCCGATCTTTATGGAAGCGGGCATGGGCTGCCTCGGATGTGCGGCTGCACACTTCGAGAACTTAGAGCAGGCGTGCGGCGTACATGGTATCGACGCGGACGCGCTTTCTGAAAAGCTCAACGCTTACCTGGAGAGCAAATAA
- a CDS encoding lipoate--protein ligase, whose amino-acid sequence MQNHFFYYINPKFDPHHTLAVEEYMLKHIRPGDVVMYLYTHEDSVIIGKHQNVWAECRHEKLLADGGKLARRISGGGAVFHDVGNLNFSFIAAHDTYDLHRQLKVMLDAVNTFGIQAEFSGRNDIMADGRKFSGNAFCRRKNGAFHHGTILIDSDMDKLSQYLAVSKDKIESKGISSVRARVVNLKELNPDITPKKMTEALLAAYKAEYGDPQPYPFSEEAWAEIDKITARNESWEWLFGQSPQFDITIKTRFPWGGIEIMLDLKDAVVQKAQVFSDAMDADFVDNIAPALLGCAFRSEDLAQRIHAIPHTAEQEMILSDLASYIEEQNY is encoded by the coding sequence ATGCAAAACCATTTTTTTTATTATATCAACCCAAAGTTTGATCCTCACCACACGCTCGCCGTAGAAGAATACATGCTCAAGCATATTCGGCCCGGCGATGTGGTCATGTATCTTTATACACACGAGGACTCTGTGATTATTGGCAAACACCAGAACGTCTGGGCGGAATGCCGCCACGAAAAGCTGCTTGCGGACGGCGGTAAACTTGCCCGGCGGATTTCCGGCGGCGGCGCCGTGTTCCACGACGTCGGCAATCTCAATTTTTCCTTTATCGCGGCGCACGATACATATGATTTGCACCGCCAGCTTAAGGTCATGCTTGACGCTGTGAATACCTTTGGTATCCAGGCCGAATTTTCCGGCAGGAACGATATTATGGCGGATGGGCGTAAATTTTCCGGAAATGCTTTTTGCCGGCGTAAAAACGGGGCGTTCCATCATGGAACAATTCTAATCGACTCCGACATGGACAAACTGTCGCAGTATCTTGCCGTATCCAAGGATAAGATCGAATCCAAAGGGATTTCCTCGGTGCGTGCACGCGTTGTGAATCTGAAAGAGCTAAACCCTGACATCACCCCTAAAAAGATGACGGAAGCGCTCCTCGCGGCTTATAAGGCTGAATACGGCGATCCTCAGCCATATCCTTTTAGCGAGGAAGCCTGGGCGGAAATTGACAAGATTACCGCCCGCAACGAAAGCTGGGAATGGTTATTCGGCCAGTCGCCGCAGTTTGATATTACGATCAAAACCCGTTTCCCCTGGGGCGGAATCGAGATTATGCTCGACCTGAAAGATGCCGTGGTCCAAAAAGCGCAGGTCTTCTCCGACGCCATGGACGCAGATTTTGTGGATAATATCGCTCCCGCCCTTTTAGGGTGCGCTTTCCGCAGCGAGGATCTTGCGCAGCGTATTCATGCGATCCCGCATACGGCAGAGCAGGAAATGATTCTGAGCGACCTTGCATCCTATATCGAGGAACAAAACTATTAA
- the acoA_1 gene encoding acetoin:2,6-dichlorophenolindophenol oxidoreductase subunit alpha, producing the protein MAKISKAKYQEMLEKMLLTRRFEEKVSYFFSMGMVHGTTHLYVGEEAVAAGVCCALNPEDLIESTHRGHGHCISKGIDLNKMMAELRGKVTGYCKGKGGSMHIADIERGNLGANGVVGGGIPLATGAALTTKMKNIDRIVVCFFGDGASNEGSFHEAINLASVWKLPVLFVCENNKYGMSVPLAHSMNITDIAQRAKSYGIPGVNVDGMDVLAVYEETKKAAKYVKKNGPMLMVCDTYRYLGHSKSDANVYRTKEEIESWKKKDAIQKFEKYLVANNIFTQGEIDEIEKDTRQQIEDAVAFAEASDFPSLDTIEQDVYAD; encoded by the coding sequence ATGGCAAAGATCAGTAAGGCAAAGTATCAGGAAATGCTTGAAAAGATGCTGCTTACGAGACGGTTTGAAGAAAAAGTAAGCTATTTCTTTTCCATGGGTATGGTTCACGGAACGACGCATCTTTATGTCGGTGAAGAAGCGGTGGCGGCAGGCGTATGCTGTGCTCTTAATCCGGAAGACCTCATCGAGAGCACACACCGCGGACATGGGCACTGTATTTCCAAGGGCATTGATCTTAACAAAATGATGGCAGAGCTGCGCGGTAAGGTCACAGGATATTGCAAAGGCAAAGGCGGTTCCATGCATATCGCGGACATCGAGCGCGGAAACCTGGGCGCGAACGGCGTAGTCGGCGGCGGTATCCCTCTCGCAACGGGCGCGGCGCTCACAACGAAGATGAAGAACATCGACCGTATCGTGGTGTGTTTCTTCGGCGATGGCGCGAGCAATGAAGGATCTTTCCACGAAGCTATTAACCTGGCTTCCGTATGGAAATTGCCGGTACTGTTCGTTTGCGAAAACAATAAATATGGCATGTCGGTGCCACTTGCACATTCCATGAATATCACGGATATTGCACAGCGCGCGAAATCTTATGGAATCCCCGGCGTAAATGTCGACGGGATGGACGTGCTTGCCGTTTACGAGGAAACGAAGAAAGCCGCTAAATATGTTAAGAAAAACGGGCCGATGCTGATGGTTTGCGATACTTACCGCTATCTTGGACATTCCAAGAGCGATGCGAACGTATACAGGACAAAGGAAGAGATCGAGTCGTGGAAGAAAAAGGACGCGATCCAGAAATTTGAAAAATATCTGGTAGCGAATAATATTTTCACGCAGGGTGAAATCGACGAGATCGAGAAAGACACCAGGCAGCAGATCGAAGACGCGGTCGCTTTCGCGGAAGCGAGCGATTTCCCGAGCCTTGACACGATCGAGCAGGATGTATACGCGGACTAA
- the acoB_1 gene encoding TPP-dependent acetoin dehydrogenase complex, E1 protein subunit beta, translating to MREITYAQAINEAMSQEMRRDPDVFLMGEDVGLYGGAFGVSVGMFDEFGPDRVRDTPISEAAIAGCAAGAAATGMRPICEMMFSDFMTIAMDQVVNQAAKMRYMFGGKAKVPMVMRMPEGSGTGAAGQHSQSLEAWMCHVPGLKVVAPSTPADAKGLLTAAIRDNNPVMFFEQKLLYRVKGDVPEGEYVIPLGKSHIVQEGKDLTIVTYGRMLQVVQQAAEAVAKDGISVEIIDPRTLYPMDTETIINSVIKTSRAMIVHEAAVTGGLGGEIAAKIAGSEAFYYLDAPVTRVCGLDVPVPYCPELEKNIVPTVDRVTKAIYEIMR from the coding sequence ATGAGAGAAATTACATATGCGCAAGCAATTAATGAAGCAATGAGCCAGGAAATGCGCAGGGATCCTGACGTTTTCCTGATGGGTGAGGACGTAGGCCTTTACGGCGGCGCTTTCGGCGTTTCCGTAGGTATGTTCGATGAATTCGGGCCGGACCGTGTGCGCGACACACCGATTTCCGAAGCGGCGATCGCGGGTTGCGCGGCGGGCGCGGCGGCAACCGGTATGCGCCCGATTTGCGAAATGATGTTCTCCGATTTTATGACGATCGCCATGGACCAGGTGGTAAACCAGGCTGCAAAAATGCGTTACATGTTCGGCGGCAAGGCAAAGGTGCCGATGGTCATGCGTATGCCGGAGGGATCGGGTACGGGCGCCGCAGGGCAGCACAGCCAGAGCCTTGAAGCGTGGATGTGCCATGTGCCGGGCTTAAAGGTTGTTGCGCCATCCACACCGGCGGACGCAAAGGGGCTTTTAACGGCGGCGATCCGCGACAACAATCCGGTTATGTTCTTTGAGCAAAAGCTTTTATATCGTGTGAAAGGCGACGTGCCGGAAGGCGAATATGTGATCCCGCTTGGAAAATCGCATATCGTACAGGAGGGCAAAGACCTCACTATCGTAACCTACGGAAGAATGCTGCAGGTGGTGCAGCAGGCGGCGGAAGCGGTGGCGAAAGACGGTATCAGCGTTGAAATTATCGACCCGCGTACGCTTTACCCGATGGATACGGAGACGATCATCAATTCGGTGATCAAGACATCGCGCGCGATGATCGTGCATGAAGCGGCTGTTACGGGCGGCCTCGGCGGCGAGATCGCGGCGAAGATCGCAGGCAGCGAGGCGTTCTATTATCTGGATGCGCCCGTTACCCGTGTATGCGGCCTTGATGTTCCGGTGCCCTATTGTCCGGAGCTCGAGAAAAACATCGTACCTACGGTAGATAGGGTGACGAAGGCGATCTACGAGATCATGCGCTGA
- the gutB_2 gene encoding sorbitol dehydrogenase, translating to MTNRCYYLTKDHRLFIREKEMPVPAKGEVIIRPMANSICGSDIRMYTLAHMGKSYIREDWPISMGHECSGIITELGSGVTGLKTGQHVVIEPGIYCRRCHNCMTGRYNICDTFNFTSGTDPDDVECVEGHGTGSMRDYLAVPQHMIHVIPDSLPFDVAALAEPAAVAIHAVARAGNVMGKSAAVFGAGPIGIFVMQALMAAGVGTVTMIAPGQERLDMAMERGATDFINTSKTETLPTYTFDIAIETAGSPVATAQMIEVVKRGSTIVQVGWLSEDALMNIYEFNWKELNYYGAVDYAGEFPTAVQWLADGRIDGAAMITKRFAFEELSEAFRYTADNPKKCIKTVIIHDT from the coding sequence ATGACCAACCGGTGTTATTATTTGACAAAGGATCACAGGCTGTTTATCAGGGAAAAGGAAATGCCAGTCCCTGCAAAAGGAGAGGTGATTATCCGGCCGATGGCCAATTCCATTTGCGGTTCGGATATTCGTATGTATACGCTGGCGCACATGGGGAAATCGTATATCAGGGAAGACTGGCCGATCAGCATGGGGCATGAGTGTAGTGGGATTATTACCGAACTGGGAAGCGGCGTGACCGGCCTTAAGACGGGACAGCATGTGGTGATTGAGCCGGGGATCTATTGCCGGCGCTGCCACAATTGTATGACGGGGCGGTATAACATCTGCGATACGTTTAACTTTACCAGCGGCACGGATCCTGACGACGTCGAATGCGTGGAGGGGCATGGAACGGGCTCTATGCGGGATTACCTTGCGGTGCCGCAGCACATGATCCACGTGATTCCAGACAGTCTCCCCTTTGACGTAGCCGCGCTGGCAGAACCGGCGGCGGTGGCGATCCATGCTGTAGCGCGCGCGGGCAACGTTATGGGCAAATCGGCGGCGGTTTTTGGCGCGGGACCGATTGGTATTTTCGTAATGCAGGCGTTAATGGCGGCGGGCGTGGGAACGGTAACGATGATCGCGCCGGGGCAGGAACGGCTGGACATGGCGATGGAGCGCGGCGCAACGGATTTTATCAATACCAGTAAAACGGAAACGCTGCCAACCTATACGTTTGACATCGCGATCGAAACGGCGGGGTCGCCCGTGGCAACGGCGCAGATGATCGAGGTGGTGAAACGCGGGTCCACCATCGTGCAGGTCGGATGGCTCAGCGAAGATGCGCTGATGAATATCTACGAGTTTAACTGGAAAGAACTGAATTATTACGGGGCGGTGGATTATGCCGGAGAATTCCCGACCGCCGTGCAGTGGCTGGCCGACGGACGAATCGACGGGGCGGCCATGATTACCAAACGTTTTGCGTTTGAAGAGCTGAGCGAAGCGTTCCGGTATACGGCGGACAATCCGAAAAAATGCATTAAAACTGTGATTATACACGATACGTAA
- the rub gene encoding rubredoxin codes for MKKYVCTVCGYVYDPEAGDPDNGVAPGTKWEDVPADWVCPMCGADKSAFEEE; via the coding sequence ATGAAAAAGTATGTATGCACAGTTTGTGGTTATGTTTATGATCCGGAAGCGGGCGATCCGGACAACGGCGTTGCACCGGGCACGAAATGGGAAGATGTTCCGGCAGATTGGGTCTGCCCGATGTGCGGAGCGGATAAATCGGCATTCGAAGAGGAATAA
- the acoL_2 gene encoding dihydrolipoyl dehydrogenase: MAERIIMPKAGMSMEFGTIIKWLKEVGDKVEYGEPILEIETDKTSMQVEAMNDGYILSKLYEAGAEVPVVTTIGYIGEKGEKPPEGDAPAAKVPAAKAAQEAAPAAKAAPKGNKEYDIIVLGGGPAGYIAAIKASRLGAKTAIVEKSALGGTCLNRGCIPTKTYLKTAEIIHEAMEAKKRGVIFKDLTYTVNMKDVVAEKNGVVKKLVSGVTGLMKSNGIDVYQGEGRIRKDKTVVIDGKETIAADKVIFAGGSKVSRINLKGIDSPAVMTSDDILDLEELPEKLVVIGGGVVGVEMASAFRAFGSEVTVLEMMDRIVPGMESELSNMLKQKLQAQGIKILNGVSISEIEQKGKKAYVKLKDGDPVEADKILLSIGRVPDLSGIEDIEVAVDERGRVKVDDGMKTNIDWIWAPGDSNGRTMLAHAAFHMAEIAAANAMGANERYTGKYIPACIYTTPELASVGMKEEDARKTHDVSVGKFFFAGNGRALASGAGDGFIKVVTDSKTGEILGVHIIGPCAAEMINEACALMTMEITAYEVPTIVHAHPSFSEALMEAVADSIGESLHLPRKK, encoded by the coding sequence ATGGCTGAAAGAATTATTATGCCCAAGGCCGGAATGTCCATGGAATTCGGCACCATCATCAAATGGTTAAAAGAGGTGGGCGACAAGGTAGAATACGGCGAGCCGATTTTGGAAATCGAAACGGACAAGACTTCCATGCAGGTGGAAGCGATGAACGACGGATATATCCTCTCCAAGCTTTACGAAGCGGGGGCGGAGGTACCGGTCGTGACGACAATCGGCTATATTGGCGAAAAAGGCGAAAAGCCGCCGGAGGGCGATGCTCCTGCCGCGAAAGTCCCTGCCGCGAAAGCGGCGCAGGAAGCGGCTCCGGCTGCAAAAGCAGCGCCGAAAGGGAATAAGGAATATGACATCATTGTGCTTGGCGGCGGTCCGGCAGGATATATCGCGGCAATTAAGGCGTCGCGCTTGGGCGCGAAAACGGCCATAGTGGAAAAATCCGCTCTGGGCGGAACGTGCCTGAACCGAGGTTGTATCCCGACAAAGACCTATCTTAAGACAGCCGAGATCATCCACGAGGCAATGGAAGCGAAAAAGCGCGGCGTTATTTTTAAAGACCTGACCTATACGGTTAATATGAAAGACGTGGTAGCCGAGAAGAACGGCGTTGTCAAAAAACTGGTAAGCGGCGTTACGGGGCTGATGAAGAGCAACGGCATCGACGTCTATCAGGGCGAGGGCCGTATCCGGAAAGATAAGACGGTTGTGATTGACGGGAAAGAGACGATTGCCGCAGATAAAGTTATTTTTGCGGGCGGGTCAAAGGTTTCCAGAATCAACCTGAAAGGAATCGATTCTCCGGCGGTGATGACCAGCGACGATATACTCGATCTGGAAGAATTACCGGAAAAGCTTGTGGTAATCGGCGGCGGGGTCGTCGGCGTGGAAATGGCGTCGGCGTTCCGTGCGTTCGGCAGCGAAGTGACCGTGCTTGAGATGATGGACAGGATCGTGCCCGGCATGGAGAGCGAGCTTTCCAACATGCTTAAGCAGAAGTTGCAGGCGCAGGGTATCAAAATATTAAACGGCGTCAGTATCAGCGAGATCGAGCAGAAAGGAAAAAAGGCGTATGTCAAATTGAAAGACGGCGATCCCGTGGAAGCGGACAAGATCCTGCTTTCGATCGGCAGGGTGCCGGATCTGAGTGGTATCGAGGATATTGAAGTCGCCGTAGACGAGCGCGGCAGGGTGAAAGTAGACGACGGGATGAAAACCAATATCGACTGGATCTGGGCGCCCGGCGATTCCAACGGACGGACGATGCTTGCCCATGCGGCCTTTCATATGGCGGAGATCGCCGCCGCGAATGCAATGGGGGCAAACGAGAGGTATACCGGAAAATATATTCCGGCCTGTATCTATACTACACCTGAACTAGCGTCCGTCGGTATGAAAGAAGAAGATGCCCGAAAGACGCATGACGTAAGCGTCGGCAAGTTCTTCTTTGCAGGCAATGGCCGCGCGCTCGCTTCTGGTGCCGGCGACGGATTCATCAAAGTGGTTACGGACAGTAAAACAGGGGAAATCCTGGGAGTCCATATCATTGGACCGTGCGCTGCGGAGATGATCAACGAAGCGTGCGCCCTGATGACCATGGAGATCACTGCATACGAAGTACCGACGATCGTTCACGCGCATCCTTCGTTTTCCGAGGCGCTGATGGAGGCGGTAGCAGACAGCATTGGCGAATCGCTCCACCTGCCAAGGAAAAAATAA
- a CDS encoding MerR family transcriptional regulator, giving the protein MHGTTFSKDKIMNYTIGKFAAQTGISAPLLRYYERQGFLKAERDNAGRRQFSGDDAKWAGLIRLLSDTGMPKEQIREYARLRQKGEKTLPLRLKILEDHRRMAEEEKTKLEKNLQRLRDEIVRGQERTTRQNRKK; this is encoded by the coding sequence TTGCATGGCACAACTTTCTCAAAGGATAAAATCATGAACTATACAATTGGAAAATTTGCGGCGCAGACGGGTATCAGCGCGCCCTTGTTGCGTTATTATGAACGCCAGGGTTTTTTAAAGGCGGAACGGGATAATGCTGGCCGGCGGCAGTTTAGCGGCGACGATGCAAAATGGGCCGGATTGATTCGCCTGTTGTCGGATACGGGTATGCCCAAAGAGCAAATCAGGGAATATGCGCGGCTGCGACAAAAAGGCGAAAAAACATTGCCTTTGCGCCTTAAGATATTAGAAGACCACCGGCGCATGGCGGAAGAAGAAAAAACGAAATTGGAGAAAAACCTGCAAAGGCTGCGGGACGAGATTGTGCGCGGCCAGGAGCGGACCACCCGGCAAAACAGAAAAAAATAA